Below is a window of Desmonostoc muscorum LEGE 12446 DNA.
ATATATTCAGGGATTTTGGATATCCACAAGCACAGCTTTTATATTGATCTAGAAAAGTTTGGTGTCTAGGCATACCTCATGGTAGACATCGATCTTTTATCATTCATTGAAGAGACATGCTATCAATAAACGTTCAAACGTCCACCAATTTTCGATTGTTGCAAAATTGTGTATGTATTTTGTAGCAATTACCAACTACATGACGTACAGAAATTTGTAGGGGCGCATAGCTATGCATAGGTGTCAACTTAACGTGAAACTCTTGTCAAGACGTGATATTGAGTTCATTTACTTACCGTTACTCACCGCGTTACCCCACCCTAACCCTCCCCTTGTAAAGGGGAGGGAACTAGATTTCTTTTTCCCCCCAATCCATCGGGGGGATTAAGGGGGGTAAAGCGTATGTGGGACAAGCGTTTGAGCTTAAGTTGACACCAATGATAGCTATGCGCTCCTACCTTGCACTCGAATAACTAAAAAACTAAATTACTTAAAAAGAAAGCAAGAGCCGCACTTCCTAAAGGAACTGTTAAATTGTCAATACCCAGAAATGAAAAAGCTTCTAAAGCAGTAGCAATTAATGCCACCACGAGTGATATTGTCCAAGTTTGCCAACTGTTTCCTTGAGTTCCAACTAAAATCAAACTGCTGACAATATAGCTAACAAGCATCATAGTCAAGGAGCCTTCCCAACTTTTTTCTGCCCCAAAGACTTTGTACTTGTGTTTACCAAAACGCTGACCAATTAAGGCTGCTAATCCATCTCCCCAAGTCATGACTAAAATTCCTAGTGCTGCGTATTGCGGTTGTTCCAAGTACCAGAAGCAGGCAATTAAGATACCGAAACTCACAGAGTAAAAAAATGTCCCTAAACTTTGACGCCCAACGCTATTAATACCAGGAAGAATGGGAAATCGGTAAGACAATAAGGTGATTGCGCTTGCTAAAATCGAGGCTGTTATTCCGACGCTAGGGGGAATATCCAGCCACCAAGCCAGTAGAATCACATTACCAGTGCCTATATGAACTATCTTGCGGACAATTTCTGGTTCGCCATTAGTAAAGCGGTTTACTACCCATGCAATTATGAGGATGAATAACACCCAAATTGCAGCGCCCGCAATTTGTAGCCATAAAACCGGAATTGAGGTGAAGTCAGACAATATAATCAGCAAGGATACAACAAGATGAAAATTTTTCCCTCTATTACTAATTTATAAGATTTAGGTAACTCTAATGAAACTACTATTAATTTTGCTGATTCGCGGCTATCGAATGTTTATCTCGCCGTTGTTTCCTCCGAGTTGTCGTTTTCAACCAACTTGTTCGATGTATGCCATTCAAGCCATTGAACGATTTGGAGTATTACGTGGTAGCTGGATGGCAACCCTACGGATTTTGCGCTGTCATCCGTTTCACCCAGGTGGTTACGATCCGGTACCGGAGGTGAAAGAGGAGTAGTCGGGGACGCGGAGATGAGGGAGATGAGGGAGATGAGGGAGATGAGGGAGTGAGGGAGCAGGGGAGCAGGGGAGCAGGGGAGCAGGGGAGCAGAGGAGAGTTCAATGTGCCTTGTTCTTTCCCCTCTGCCCCTCTGCCCCTCTGCCCCTCTGCCTCTTCCAATGCCCAATGCCCAAATTTTGCGGGTATAGTCTTTTGGGGAGATGTCAAGGGTTGAGGTTGTCATCTAGTTTGGGAAGGTTGAATAATTGAATTTAGACT
It encodes the following:
- the yidD gene encoding membrane protein insertion efficiency factor YidD, translating into MKLLLILLIRGYRMFISPLFPPSCRFQPTCSMYAIQAIERFGVLRGSWMATLRILRCHPFHPGGYDPVPEVKEE
- a CDS encoding diacylglycerol/polyprenol kinase family protein; amino-acid sequence: MLIILSDFTSIPVLWLQIAGAAIWVLFILIIAWVVNRFTNGEPEIVRKIVHIGTGNVILLAWWLDIPPSVGITASILASAITLLSYRFPILPGINSVGRQSLGTFFYSVSFGILIACFWYLEQPQYAALGILVMTWGDGLAALIGQRFGKHKYKVFGAEKSWEGSLTMMLVSYIVSSLILVGTQGNSWQTWTISLVVALIATALEAFSFLGIDNLTVPLGSAALAFFLSNLVF